A window of Mytilus edulis chromosome 10, xbMytEdul2.2, whole genome shotgun sequence contains these coding sequences:
- the LOC139491430 gene encoding baculoviral IAP repeat-containing protein 7-B-like, protein MYCTDRSDGYSPFHQINSYQAQVSEHFDEENDTISLVVPVQSLDHIANQRSEMVCTGQQRGFTGTSSVSNGQLYENGSESCATQNSHFDSKDRELEERYDKEQEFQRLAAVQHERKRKYLFTQEKNERGTDTESNQRVIPPKFRAYSKEDIRERSFVGFTSASKWAKLVFAIAGYFYKGFSDITACYQCGFVYKNWQKDEDPILTHIKNQPNCQHIEDLKRKNIHSCKHLDNDSENDVDMTEVTTATENLSINQNEAIDPRLICKVCLVNKLEFTIQPCGHLVICHSCCQLLFSQKKPCPVCRGPIEKAIRTLIPE, encoded by the exons ATGTACTGTACTGATCGTAGTGATGGATATAGTCCTTTTCACCAAATTAATAGCTATCAAGCTCAGGTTTCTGAGCATTTCGATGAAGAAAATGATACCATCTCACTAGTTGTACCCGTTCAAAGTTTAGATCATATCGCAAATCAAAGGTCCGAGATGGTCTGTACTGGTCAACAAAGAGGCTTTACTGGTACTTCATCTGTTTCAAACGGTCAACTCTATGAAAATGGAAGTGAAAGTTGTGCTACTCAAAATAGCCATTTTGATTCAAAAGATCGTGAACTTGAAGAACGATATGATAAAGAACAGGAATTTCAAAGACTAGCTGCTGTACAgcatgaaagaaaaagaaaatacctATTCACACAAGAAAAGAACGAGCGAGGCACAGACACAGAGTCGAATCAAAGAGTTATCCCTCCAAAGTTTAGAGCGTACAGTAAGGAAGACATAAGAGAGAGGTCCTTTGTAGGATTTACATCGGCGTCCAAATGGGCAAAATTAGTTTTTGCGATAGCCGGCTACTTTTATAAAG GATTTTCTGACATCACGGCGTGCTACCAATGCGGATTTGTCTACAAAAATTGGCAAAAAGATGAAGATCCTATTTTAACCCATATTAAAAATCAGCCAAACTGTCAACATATCGAAGACCTCAAAAGAAAGAATATACATTCATGTAAACATCTTGACAATGATTCAGAAAAT gACGTCGATATGACAG AAGTAACAACAGCGACAGAGAACCTATCAATCAACCAAAACGAAGCAATTGATCCTAGACTTATTTGTAAAGTGTGTTTGGTGAATAAACTAGAGTTTACTATACAGCCATGTGGACACTTGGTGATCTGTCATTCTTGTTGTCAGCTACTGTTTAGTCAGAAAAAGCCGTGTCCAGTTTGTAGAGGACCAATTGAAAAAGCCATCAGGACACTGATTCCTGAATGA